One stretch of Pandoraea oxalativorans DNA includes these proteins:
- a CDS encoding response regulator transcription factor, producing MRILIAEDDSILADALTRSLRQGGYAVDHVKTGLEADSALSAQTFDLLILDLGLPRLPGHEVLRRLRARNSHLPVLILTASDSVDARVKGLDLGADDYMAKPFALAELEARVRALTRRGAGGGSTVIRHGPLSFDQVGRTAYINEQMLDLSARELELLEVLLLRTGRLVSKEQLVDHLCGWGEEVSNNAIEVYMHRLRKKIEPSGVRIATIRGLGYCLEKPAAAPANAA from the coding sequence ATGCGAATTCTCATCGCAGAGGATGACAGCATTCTGGCCGACGCCCTGACCCGCTCGCTGCGTCAGGGAGGCTACGCCGTCGATCACGTCAAAACGGGGCTCGAAGCCGATTCCGCGCTGTCCGCCCAGACGTTCGACCTGCTGATTCTCGACCTCGGTCTACCTCGTCTTCCCGGTCACGAAGTCCTGCGCCGTCTGCGCGCCCGCAATTCCCACCTGCCCGTTCTGATCCTGACCGCGTCCGACAGCGTCGACGCCCGCGTGAAGGGCCTCGATCTCGGTGCCGACGACTACATGGCCAAGCCGTTCGCCCTCGCCGAACTCGAAGCGCGCGTGCGGGCACTGACCCGCCGCGGCGCAGGTGGCGGCTCGACGGTGATCCGCCACGGACCGCTGAGCTTCGATCAGGTCGGTCGCACCGCCTATATCAACGAGCAGATGCTCGATCTGTCCGCGCGCGAACTCGAATTGCTCGAAGTGCTGCTGCTGCGCACCGGACGGCTCGTCTCCAAGGAACAGCTCGTCGACCATCTGTGCGGATGGGGCGAGGAGGTGAGCAACAACGCCATCGAGGTGTACATGCACCGGCTGCGCAAGAAGATCGAGCCGAGCGGTGTACGCATCGCCACGATCCGCGGGCTGGGATATTGTCTGGAGAAGCCGGCAGCGGCCCCCGCCAACGCAGCATGA